One window from the genome of Leptolyngbyaceae cyanobacterium encodes:
- a CDS encoding ABC-ATPase domain-containing protein: MPNQEKLHQQLLQLDGRGYKSYRDIEGNYLFPNFTLLIDRVQGDPFAAPSHLRVKIPTKTTGFPPQLYQTKSRAIALRDYLTRQFDRFARSISKKRGTGNSGFIGITNLGQEVLERTSVLINDEFVEVRFVVGLPAGGRRILGQQAAEILCEQIPEIVEKTLKYQNLNDRELQQHIEIVEDADWLKKQLTKRGLIAFIPNGAILPRRSGVDDRPLQDNPVAFQSPHSLQVEFDRPNQGLITGMGIPEGVTLIVGGGYHGKSTLLKAIELGVYNHLPEDGRELVVTHPAAVKIRAEDGRNIASVDISPFINHLPQGKSTTNFSTPNASGSTSQAANIMEALEAGAKVLLVDEDTAATNFMIRDRRMQALIAKDQEPITPFIDKVRQLYADYGVSTILVMGGSGDYFEVADTVIAMQNFHPDDVTAKAKAIAKQYSDTRTPEGGKQFGTITPRKPLPESIDPSYRNRDVRLKVRDVDEMRFGSEDIDLSAVEQIIDKAQSRAIAEAMVYAVRKYIDGKRSLAEILSLVMADIESKGLDIVTPFPQCDLAIFRQFELAAAINRLRSLNCSI, encoded by the coding sequence ATGCCTAATCAAGAAAAACTGCATCAGCAGCTATTACAACTAGATGGTCGCGGTTACAAATCTTACCGCGATATAGAAGGAAATTACTTATTTCCTAACTTTACTTTACTAATCGATCGCGTACAGGGTGACCCCTTCGCTGCCCCCAGTCATTTGCGAGTAAAAATTCCCACCAAAACAACTGGTTTTCCTCCTCAGTTATATCAAACCAAAAGTCGAGCCATTGCTCTTAGAGATTACCTAACTCGCCAGTTCGATCGCTTCGCTCGCAGTATTAGCAAAAAACGCGGGACTGGCAATAGCGGTTTCATCGGCATTACCAATTTAGGACAAGAAGTATTAGAACGCACTTCTGTATTAATTAACGATGAATTTGTGGAAGTGCGATTTGTAGTTGGATTACCAGCTGGGGGAAGACGCATTTTAGGACAACAAGCAGCGGAAATTCTCTGCGAACAAATACCCGAAATTGTCGAAAAAACACTCAAATACCAAAACTTAAATGACCGAGAACTTCAACAGCATATCGAGATTGTTGAAGATGCAGATTGGTTGAAAAAACAATTAACCAAAAGAGGCTTAATTGCTTTCATTCCCAACGGTGCGATTTTACCCCGACGTAGCGGTGTAGACGATCGACCTTTGCAAGATAATCCAGTTGCTTTTCAATCTCCCCATTCATTACAAGTGGAGTTCGATCGCCCCAATCAAGGATTAATTACCGGTATGGGTATCCCGGAAGGAGTAACTTTAATTGTGGGCGGTGGATATCATGGTAAATCCACTTTGTTAAAAGCCATTGAGTTAGGAGTTTACAATCATTTACCCGAAGACGGACGAGAGTTAGTAGTAACGCATCCCGCCGCCGTGAAAATTCGCGCCGAAGATGGTAGAAATATTGCCAGCGTCGATATTTCTCCTTTTATTAATCACCTGCCTCAAGGAAAATCAACCACTAATTTTTCTACCCCAAATGCTAGCGGTAGCACTTCCCAAGCTGCCAACATTATGGAAGCCTTGGAAGCTGGGGCGAAAGTCTTGCTAGTGGATGAAGACACGGCGGCGACTAATTTTATGATTCGCGATCGCAGAATGCAAGCACTAATCGCCAAAGACCAAGAACCAATCACCCCATTTATTGATAAAGTAAGACAATTGTACGCAGATTATGGAGTTTCTACTATTTTGGTAATGGGTGGTAGCGGCGATTATTTTGAAGTAGCGGATACCGTGATCGCCATGCAGAATTTTCACCCGGATGACGTGACAGCCAAAGCAAAAGCGATCGCCAAACAATACAGCGACACCCGCACTCCCGAAGGTGGCAAACAATTCGGCACAATTACCCCCAGAAAACCATTACCAGAAAGCATCGACCCCAGTTACCGCAATCGAGACGTGCGCTTGAAAGTGCGCGATGTCGATGAGATGCGTTTCGGTAGCGAAGATATCGATTTATCAGCCGTCGAACAAATCATCGATAAGGCGCAGTCGAGAGCGATCGCAGAAGCAATGGTTTATGCCGTGCGAAAATATATCGATGGCAAACGCAGTTTAGCCGAAATTCTCTCTCTAGTAATGGCAGATATCGAATCAAAAGGTTTAGATATCGTCACCCCTTTTCCCCAATGCGATTTAGCCATCTTCCGACAATTTGAATTAGCCGCCGCGATTAATCGTTTGCGCTCTCTCAATTGTTCTATTTAA
- a CDS encoding secondary thiamine-phosphate synthase enzyme YjbQ: protein MKIINQLIELETNQGINIYNITPQLKDLLESSSVQNGQILVFSRHTTTALAINEYEERLLEDVKVYLRKLAPESDKYLHNDLHLRPNIPPDEPMNAHSHLMAMTLSTSEVIPVVDGKLALGTWQSVLFFDLDGPRKRNVLVQISGN from the coding sequence ATGAAAATTATCAATCAATTAATTGAACTCGAAACAAACCAGGGGATTAACATTTATAACATCACCCCTCAATTGAAAGACTTGCTGGAAAGTAGTTCTGTCCAAAACGGACAAATTTTGGTATTTTCTCGTCACACTACCACCGCGTTAGCTATTAACGAATACGAAGAAAGATTGCTGGAAGATGTAAAAGTCTATCTGAGAAAATTAGCACCAGAATCAGACAAATACTTACATAATGACCTCCACCTCAGACCAAATATCCCTCCCGATGAACCGATGAACGCTCATTCTCATTTAATGGCAATGACGTTAAGTACCAGCGAAGTAATTCCCGTGGTAGATGGCAAATTAGCTTTAGGAACTTGGCAATCCGTGTTATTTTTTGATTTAGACGGCCCAAGAAAAAGAAATGTGTTGGTGCAGATTAGCGGAAATTAG
- a CDS encoding Uma2 family endonuclease → MSQNLNPTTIPPAFPDHTQLPDSDGTFVKNFQEHPQSILLTDSLETTLQTLHPDGQYAIGQDCGIYWRETGPPECGAEAPDWFYVPNVPPLLDGEIRRSYVLWREYIVPLIAIEFASGDGSEERDNTPLSRLPEGVNQKPGKFWVYEQIIRIPYYAIYIIKTSELEVYNWVNTRYRRLEPNDRGHYPIDLMGVELGVWEGSYQNQNQRWLRWWDNQGNLLLTGSEQAKLERLHTEQERQRADRAEQTQRDAIPQLLAMGLTVEQVAQALSLSVEEVQRLG, encoded by the coding sequence ATGAGCCAAAACCTCAATCCCACAACAATACCCCCCGCCTTTCCCGATCACACGCAACTACCTGACTCCGACGGCACGTTTGTGAAGAACTTCCAAGAACATCCCCAGAGTATCTTACTCACCGACTCCCTGGAAACTACACTGCAAACCCTTCATCCCGACGGACAATATGCGATCGGACAAGATTGTGGCATATACTGGCGCGAAACTGGCCCTCCAGAGTGCGGAGCCGAAGCGCCTGACTGGTTCTACGTTCCTAACGTTCCACCCCTATTAGATGGTGAAATTCGCCGCTCTTATGTGTTGTGGCGCGAGTATATTGTGCCATTAATTGCGATCGAATTTGCTAGTGGCGATGGTTCTGAAGAACGAGACAATACTCCCTTATCTCGCTTACCAGAAGGTGTTAACCAGAAACCAGGAAAGTTTTGGGTATACGAGCAGATTATTCGGATTCCTTACTATGCGATATACATCATTAAAACTAGTGAATTGGAAGTTTATAACTGGGTAAATACTCGCTATCGCCGCTTGGAACCAAACGATCGCGGACATTATCCGATCGACCTCATGGGAGTAGAATTAGGCGTGTGGGAAGGTAGCTATCAAAATCAAAATCAGCGATGGTTGCGTTGGTGGGATAATCAAGGGAATTTGCTGCTAACTGGTAGCGAACAAGCTAAACTCGAACGCCTCCATACAGAACAAGAACGCCAACGGGCCGATCGCGCCGAGCAAACCCAACGAGATGCAATTCCCCAACTGCTGGCAATGGGTTTAACGGTAGAGCAAGTAGCTCAGGCGTTATCTTTGTCTGTGGAAGAGGTGCAGAGATTGGGGTAA
- a CDS encoding PAS domain S-box protein has protein sequence MKFFSKIPLKTILVVPFLLQIVTAVGLVGYLSYKNGQQAVEDLATQLMEEVGERISDRLDSYLQTPQQVVAANHLAWQNKTLDITDLARVRQHLWQQMELNPSVTGIYFLDRGGETVGYGRILSQDMQEVARKVSGEKLPIGTIYYSEAKKPAPTQRKFYTAGFQGKAQKLLYSVKMNFRTLPWYVQAKADRESAWTPLVAYQAAPALGIFAVMPVYDRVGQLQGVFASDVNLADLGTFLKKLDFSRSGQALIIDRTGNLVATSNIEKPYIEQANGRPTPLSIFKSQDIKTREIARQVQQQFSNFQNISNPQILRVISKGENLFVRVVPYQDKYGLDWLIVVAIPASDFMIRINENTRLTILLCILTLLVATEIGFLTARSIAKPISNLNKAAKKLTEGQFAEDIPLEGTKEVGELTDAFNRMARVSIDYNRTLEEQIKERTEALQRSESQINAFFSSAPVGMAIVDRQLRFVKVNQVLAQTDGFTTAEEEIGKTLREAIPKLADQLEPLYQKVLATGQPILNRELSGEVPYQEGVQHYWLVSHFPIFGGDNSPEGVGVVVVDITDRKIAEAELLESKRFIEQVTESTSAVLYIFDLIEQRNVYINSQIERLLGYSPEEIQAMGNNVFPILMHPEDIPRVIEVHAGLMLRSDREWIEVEYRMRDKEGEWHWLYSRDRVLTRTASGQPAQMLGTATEITDRKLVEAALRESEYKFSTIFQVSPDPLWIATLSEGRCLNVNNNFVKFLEYPYEEIIGKTCVDLTLWDNIEDLYRFRQILIHEDKIENFEVVVRTRTGKRKTVLMSATVSKLNDRDCVIGLLKDITDRKQIEEALAREMIRSKTLLESSVDGIVILDSRGNVLETNASFARMLGYTIEETLTLNLVDWDAGWTAEEIEHKIAENNLCVNTFETRHRRKDGSIYDVEISANQVSLDGEEVNFCICRDITDRKQTEKRLQQTLQQLSFHIENTPLSTIVWDSEFRVRHWSKQAEAIFGWTAEEVLGKTMYDWQFIFEEDLEIVKVNSRHLVKGNQTVGSNRNYRKDGKTIECEWYNSALVDESGNLVSILSLTQDVTERNRLERALQASEAKLTDIFNSVNAGIISYRLFANQDFEYEYCSKGCEIVFGYAQAELMANKGLWMSRVYPEDRNTIAQALDRILAQGGGACDYRFHHKDGSWRWLSSTYTARYDPSLNAWMTIGVSIDVSDRKRAEAIIQEREARLRLAMEVSNAIAWERNLQTDELFFTSTTAEQIAPRMPYDEALALVHPDDREKLHRANLEAITEKTGFKIEHRIAAPGQNLVWRWVQVNAIALTDAAGNCTSLIGMSVDITDRKKIEAELSQAKEAAEAANRAKSAFLANISHELRTPLNAILGFAQLIGQSPTLPAEHRDNITIINHSGKHLLTLIDDVLDMAKIEAGRVSLNEQNFNLYRLINDIERMFGLKAKEKGLQLIFQRDNAVPEYVRTDEIKLRQVLINLIGNAIKFTESGSVSVMVTLNRTNSQNLLLNWEVRDTGSGIVEDELERIFEPFLQTRTGKQSQEGTGLGLSISRKFVRLMGGEITVQSQVGVGSIFRFEIRVSLVEPFDLEIINQSNKIPLALAPNQPNYKILIADDRWDNRQLLIQLLSPLGFEIQATGDGLTALKLWETWQPHLIFIDIQMPGLSGIEVTQHIRDRERNKLPLTDENSGREGNDMAGITSPCLRGNQTKIVAVSASLLEEEKNFILGIGCDDFLHKPFLISEIFHSLHTNLGVSYLYQAVAVDSESPDMANELDFTALTADLVERLEQATIRANWEQIHRAIDEINEVNRQLAKRLKQLVLSFDYGNILKAIEFYKNLNRENKKN, from the coding sequence ATGAAATTTTTTAGCAAGATTCCACTCAAAACTATTTTAGTTGTCCCCTTTTTGTTGCAAATCGTGACGGCGGTGGGATTAGTCGGGTATCTTTCCTATAAAAATGGTCAGCAAGCGGTAGAAGACTTAGCAACGCAACTGATGGAGGAGGTGGGGGAACGAATTAGCGATCGCCTAGACAGCTATTTGCAGACACCCCAACAAGTTGTAGCTGCCAATCATTTGGCATGGCAAAATAAAACGCTTGATATTACAGATTTGGCACGAGTGCGCCAACACCTTTGGCAGCAGATGGAACTGAATCCTTCCGTAACGGGGATTTACTTTCTCGATCGAGGGGGGGAAACTGTTGGATACGGGCGCATCCTCAGCCAAGATATGCAGGAAGTTGCTCGCAAGGTATCTGGAGAAAAGTTGCCGATCGGTACGATCTATTACAGTGAAGCAAAAAAGCCCGCTCCTACGCAACGCAAATTTTATACCGCTGGTTTTCAGGGGAAGGCGCAGAAACTGCTCTATTCGGTAAAAATGAATTTCCGTACCCTTCCTTGGTACGTACAAGCAAAAGCCGATCGCGAATCGGCTTGGACGCCACTGGTAGCCTACCAAGCAGCACCTGCCTTAGGCATATTCGCCGTGATGCCAGTTTACGATCGCGTCGGTCAATTGCAGGGAGTTTTTGCCTCTGATGTAAATCTTGCCGATCTCGGTACATTTCTTAAGAAGCTAGACTTTTCTCGATCGGGACAAGCTTTAATTATCGATCGGACTGGCAATTTAGTAGCTACTTCCAACATAGAAAAGCCTTATATCGAGCAGGCAAATGGTCGCCCTACCCCATTATCGATCTTCAAAAGTCAGGATATCAAAACGCGAGAAATTGCCCGACAAGTCCAACAGCAGTTTAGCAATTTCCAAAATATATCCAATCCCCAAATATTAAGGGTAATTAGTAAAGGGGAAAACTTATTTGTGAGGGTTGTTCCCTATCAAGATAAATACGGTTTGGATTGGTTAATTGTGGTTGCCATTCCAGCATCGGATTTTATGATCCGAATTAATGAAAATACTCGCCTAACTATCCTGTTATGTATTCTTACCTTACTGGTAGCCACCGAAATTGGTTTCCTCACGGCTCGGTCGATCGCCAAACCAATTTCCAATTTAAATAAGGCTGCTAAAAAATTAACTGAAGGACAATTTGCCGAAGATATTCCATTAGAAGGTACTAAGGAAGTTGGCGAATTAACCGACGCTTTTAACCGGATGGCAAGAGTTTCGATCGATTACAACCGCACATTGGAAGAGCAAATAAAAGAAAGAACCGAAGCCTTACAGCGCAGCGAATCTCAAATTAATGCTTTCTTCAGTTCCGCACCAGTGGGAATGGCTATTGTCGATCGACAATTGCGATTCGTGAAAGTTAATCAAGTACTCGCCCAAACAGATGGTTTCACTACAGCAGAAGAAGAAATCGGGAAAACCCTTCGGGAAGCCATACCTAAATTAGCCGACCAACTAGAACCTTTATATCAGAAAGTATTAGCAACCGGTCAACCAATTTTAAATCGAGAACTTAGCGGCGAAGTTCCTTATCAAGAGGGAGTTCAGCATTACTGGTTGGTTTCTCACTTTCCGATTTTTGGTGGTGATAATTCTCCTGAAGGAGTGGGAGTGGTTGTGGTGGATATTACCGATCGCAAAATCGCCGAAGCAGAGTTGCTCGAAAGCAAGCGCTTTATCGAACAAGTCACGGAATCTACATCGGCAGTTTTGTATATTTTCGATCTGATCGAACAGCGGAATGTTTATATCAATTCTCAAATTGAAAGATTGTTAGGTTATTCTCCAGAAGAAATTCAAGCGATGGGAAACAATGTATTTCCTATCCTGATGCACCCAGAAGATATACCAAGAGTGATCGAAGTTCATGCTGGCTTAATGTTGCGCTCCGATCGCGAATGGATAGAAGTAGAATATCGAATGCGGGATAAAGAGGGAGAGTGGCATTGGCTTTACAGTCGCGATCGCGTTTTAACCAGAACGGCTAGCGGTCAGCCTGCACAAATGTTGGGAACGGCAACCGAGATTACCGATCGCAAATTGGTCGAAGCAGCCCTGCGGGAATCAGAATACAAATTTTCCACTATTTTTCAAGTCAGTCCCGATCCTTTATGGATCGCTACTTTATCGGAAGGACGCTGTTTAAACGTCAACAATAATTTTGTCAAATTCTTGGAATATCCTTATGAAGAAATTATTGGTAAAACCTGCGTCGATCTAACGCTGTGGGATAACATCGAAGACTTGTACCGCTTCCGTCAAATCCTTATTCATGAGGATAAAATAGAAAATTTTGAAGTCGTGGTTCGCACTCGAACTGGCAAAAGAAAGACAGTTTTAATGTCAGCGACAGTCAGCAAACTCAACGATCGAGATTGCGTAATTGGATTGCTAAAAGATATTACCGATCGCAAACAGATAGAAGAAGCGCTAGCACGGGAAATGATTCGCAGTAAAACGCTGTTAGAGAGTTCCGTTGATGGGATTGTTATTCTCGATTCGCGCGGTAACGTCTTAGAAACCAATGCCAGTTTTGCCAGAATGTTGGGCTACACCATAGAAGAAACGTTAACTTTAAATTTGGTGGATTGGGATGCAGGCTGGACGGCAGAAGAAATCGAGCATAAAATTGCTGAAAATAATTTGTGCGTTAACACCTTTGAAACCCGTCATCGTCGGAAAGATGGTTCGATTTACGATGTAGAAATTAGTGCTAATCAGGTCAGTTTAGATGGAGAAGAAGTTAATTTTTGTATTTGTCGCGATATTACCGATCGCAAGCAAACTGAAAAAAGATTACAGCAAACGCTGCAACAACTGAGTTTTCATATCGAAAATACTCCCCTTTCTACAATCGTTTGGGATTCTGAATTTCGAGTGCGGCATTGGTCGAAACAAGCAGAGGCGATCTTTGGCTGGACTGCTGAAGAAGTTTTAGGTAAGACGATGTACGATTGGCAATTTATTTTTGAAGAAGACCTGGAAATCGTTAAGGTCAATTCACGACATTTAGTTAAGGGTAATCAAACCGTTGGTAGTAATCGTAATTATCGCAAAGATGGCAAGACGATCGAATGCGAATGGTATAACTCGGCGTTGGTGGACGAATCGGGTAATTTGGTATCGATTCTTTCTCTGACGCAAGATGTGACGGAACGAAACCGATTAGAACGAGCTTTGCAAGCTTCAGAAGCGAAACTGACCGATATTTTTAATAGCGTAAATGCGGGAATTATTAGTTATCGATTGTTTGCCAACCAAGATTTTGAATACGAATATTGCTCTAAAGGTTGCGAAATCGTATTTGGATACGCGCAAGCAGAATTGATGGCAAATAAAGGTCTGTGGATGTCGCGAGTTTACCCAGAAGATCGCAATACGATCGCACAAGCACTCGATCGCATTCTTGCTCAAGGGGGGGGAGCCTGCGACTACCGCTTTCATCATAAAGATGGCAGCTGGCGCTGGCTTTCGAGTACTTATACCGCTCGGTACGACCCATCTTTAAATGCCTGGATGACGATCGGTGTCAGCATCGATGTTAGCGATCGCAAACGCGCCGAAGCAATCATCCAAGAAAGAGAAGCTAGATTGAGATTGGCGATGGAAGTATCGAACGCGATCGCCTGGGAACGCAATCTTCAAACTGACGAACTCTTTTTCACCTCCACCACTGCCGAGCAAATAGCGCCCAGAATGCCTTATGACGAGGCGTTAGCACTGGTTCATCCCGACGATCGAGAAAAGTTGCACCGTGCTAATTTAGAGGCGATTACTGAAAAGACGGGGTTTAAGATCGAACACCGAATTGCCGCACCGGGACAAAACCTGGTCTGGCGCTGGGTGCAGGTGAATGCGATCGCGTTAACCGATGCTGCTGGCAACTGTACCAGCTTGATCGGGATGTCGGTGGATATTACCGATCGCAAAAAAATAGAAGCAGAACTCTCCCAAGCCAAAGAAGCCGCCGAAGCCGCCAACCGTGCGAAAAGTGCTTTTCTAGCCAACATAAGTCACGAGTTGCGGACTCCCCTCAATGCCATTCTCGGATTTGCTCAGCTGATCGGTCAAAGTCCGACACTTCCTGCGGAACACCGCGACAATATTACCATTATTAACCACAGCGGAAAACACTTGCTCACTTTAATCGATGACGTGCTAGACATGGCAAAAATTGAAGCGGGGCGAGTTTCTCTCAACGAACAAAACTTTAACTTATATCGCTTGATAAATGATATAGAAAGGATGTTCGGTTTGAAAGCCAAAGAAAAAGGTTTGCAGTTAATTTTTCAACGAGATAATGCCGTTCCCGAATACGTGCGAACTGATGAAATTAAACTGCGTCAAGTTCTGATTAACTTGATCGGTAATGCAATTAAATTTACCGAATCCGGCAGCGTTTCGGTGATGGTTACGCTGAATAGAACAAACAGCCAAAATCTTTTATTGAACTGGGAAGTGAGAGATACCGGATCTGGCATTGTTGAAGATGAATTGGAGCGCATTTTTGAACCGTTCTTACAAACTAGAACTGGTAAGCAATCTCAAGAAGGAACCGGATTGGGCTTGTCGATCTCTCGCAAATTCGTCCGGCTGATGGGCGGTGAAATTACCGTGCAAAGCCAAGTCGGAGTAGGCAGCATTTTCCGGTTCGAGATTCGGGTTAGCTTGGTTGAGCCATTCGACCTCGAAATTATTAATCAGTCAAATAAGATACCTTTAGCCCTCGCACCCAATCAACCTAATTACAAAATTTTGATTGCAGACGATCGATGGGATAACCGTCAATTACTGATTCAATTGCTTTCTCCCCTTGGATTTGAGATTCAAGCCACTGGTGATGGCTTGACAGCATTAAAATTATGGGAAACTTGGCAACCGCATCTGATTTTTATCGATATTCAAATGCCTGGATTGAGTGGGATTGAAGTTACTCAACACATTAGAGATAGGGAGCGAAATAAATTACCATTAACTGATGAAAATAGTGGCAGAGAAGGCAATGATATGGCAGGAATTACTAGTCCATGCTTAAGAGGAAATCAAACGAAAATTGTGGCAGTCAGCGCGAGTTTATTGGAGGAAGAGAAAAACTTTATTTTAGGGATTGGTTGCGATGATTTCCTGCACAAGCCATTTTTAATATCGGAAATTTTTCATAGCCTGCATACAAATTTAGGAGTAAGCTATTTATATCAAGCAGTCGCAGTAGATAGCGAATCCCCCGATATGGCAAATGAGTTAGATTTTACGGCTTTAACAGCCGATTTAGTCGAACGATTAGAACAGGCTACCATCCGAGCTAATTGGGAACAAATTCATCGCGCGATCGATGAAATCAACGAGGTCAACCGTCAATTGGCTAAAAGGCTTAAGCAGTTAGTATTAAGTTTCGATTATGGTAATATTTTAAAAGCAATAGAGTTTTACAAAAATCTTAATAGAGAAAATAAAAAAAATTAA
- a CDS encoding DUF262 domain-containing protein, which produces MQASETKLQKIIEGTQQYVVPLFQRPYSWKKPEWQALWNDLVELCKADNPRPHFMGSIVTMPIKSVPEGVGKYLLIDGQQRLTTVFILLSALRDTAKQSEEKLAEEINNKFLVNSYEDGSDYYKLQPTQVDRVAFQHIINSEAQINESGILECYRFFEKTLRLNRAALELQRIKKVICSNLSLVSVVLSEDDDPHLVFESLNAKGRSLTQADLIRNYFFMRIHTNSQESVYTQYWQPMQDLLGENLTEFIRHYLTKSGIEIKQNEIYFEIKERISNNDAVSYLKDLCVFSEYYSIFLNPERESNEIVRKYLHRLNRLDIATVYPFLLNCYDDWVKNRITQEEFVSVLQVIENFILRRFVCNIQTRGLNRIFALLYSQVSKSTNLVSDNFVDRLKLTLQSRDYPKDAEFRDRLLDVKLYGGNRSEKGKLILESIEESFKHKEQVSFDGLSIEHIMPQTLNDWWKKHLGEDWAITHELLQHTLGNLTLTAYNSELYNSGFELKKERFQNSHLELNKYFQSQTSWYRENIEKRAGYLADIAMQIWSYFGDESAQPSYINSSITGTTPKRLYFFGQEYTVKSWRDVLEVTMNTVADLEPDYFKEIMQQFPRFIGWNEKDFHNTRQLHNGVFIEVKLSAQDIHTFCMKVIETAEISAEEWRVEVSR; this is translated from the coding sequence ATGCAAGCCTCAGAAACAAAGCTACAAAAAATAATTGAAGGAACACAGCAATACGTAGTACCTCTATTCCAAAGACCATATAGCTGGAAAAAACCAGAGTGGCAAGCATTGTGGAACGATCTAGTAGAACTATGTAAGGCAGATAATCCTCGTCCTCACTTTATGGGTTCTATTGTCACCATGCCTATTAAATCTGTTCCTGAAGGTGTCGGCAAGTATCTATTGATTGATGGACAGCAGCGATTGACTACTGTTTTTATATTGCTTTCTGCTTTGAGAGATACTGCAAAACAGTCAGAGGAAAAATTAGCAGAAGAAATCAATAATAAGTTTCTTGTCAATTCTTATGAAGATGGCTCGGATTATTATAAATTACAGCCCACGCAAGTAGATCGTGTAGCATTCCAGCATATAATAAATTCAGAAGCTCAAATCAATGAGAGTGGTATTTTAGAATGCTATCGATTTTTTGAAAAAACGCTTCGACTAAACAGAGCAGCATTAGAGCTTCAAAGAATCAAGAAAGTTATTTGTAGTAATCTTTCTCTTGTGAGTGTCGTTCTCAGTGAGGATGACGATCCTCATTTAGTTTTTGAAAGTCTTAATGCTAAGGGAAGATCTCTTACTCAAGCGGATTTGATTCGTAACTATTTTTTCATGCGAATTCATACAAATTCTCAAGAGTCTGTATATACACAATATTGGCAACCTATGCAAGACTTGCTAGGTGAAAACTTGACAGAATTTATTCGTCACTATCTGACTAAAAGTGGTATTGAAATTAAGCAAAATGAAATTTATTTTGAAATAAAAGAGCGAATTAGTAACAATGATGCAGTTTCATATTTAAAGGATTTGTGTGTATTCTCCGAATATTATTCAATCTTTTTGAATCCAGAGCGAGAGTCCAATGAAATTGTGCGGAAATATCTTCACCGCTTAAATCGTTTGGATATTGCAACTGTCTATCCATTTCTTTTAAATTGCTATGACGATTGGGTAAAAAATCGAATTACCCAGGAGGAATTTGTCTCTGTTCTTCAAGTTATTGAAAATTTTATCCTTCGTCGCTTTGTTTGCAATATTCAAACAAGAGGGCTAAACAGGATTTTTGCTCTACTCTACTCACAAGTGAGTAAAAGTACCAATCTTGTATCTGATAATTTTGTCGATAGATTGAAATTAACTCTTCAAAGCCGAGATTATCCAAAAGATGCAGAGTTTAGAGATAGATTGCTTGATGTAAAATTATACGGAGGCAATCGCTCTGAAAAGGGCAAGCTTATTCTCGAATCTATAGAAGAATCTTTTAAGCATAAGGAACAAGTTTCTTTCGATGGGCTTTCCATTGAACACATCATGCCACAAACCCTAAATGATTGGTGGAAAAAACACTTAGGAGAAGATTGGGCTATAACACATGAACTTCTTCAGCATACTTTGGGAAATTTAACGCTCACAGCTTATAATTCAGAACTTTATAACTCTGGTTTTGAACTTAAGAAAGAGCGCTTTCAAAATAGCCATTTAGAATTAAATAAATATTTTCAGTCTCAAACATCGTGGTATAGAGAAAATATTGAAAAACGGGCCGGATATCTTGCTGATATTGCCATGCAAATTTGGAGCTATTTTGGTGATGAATCGGCACAACCTTCCTACATAAATAGTTCAATAACTGGGACTACTCCAAAACGGCTTTATTTTTTTGGGCAGGAATATACTGTAAAAAGTTGGCGAGATGTTCTGGAAGTTACTATGAATACAGTCGCTGATTTAGAACCAGATTACTTCAAAGAAATTATGCAACAATTCCCTCGCTTTATAGGGTGGAATGAAAAAGATTTTCATAATACGCGACAACTGCATAATGGGGTTTTCATTGAAGTCAAATTATCAGCGCAAGATATTCATACATTCTGTATGAAAGTAATAGAAACAGCAGAGATATCAGCCGAAGAATGGCGTGTTGAAGTTTCAAGGTAA